Below is a genomic region from Salinirussus salinus.
TAGTTGTATAGGGTCTTGTCGGTGACGTGTGAGCGTTTTTCTTTCAGGTAGCGAGTCTTGGCGTCGTGCGGCGGGATTGGTTTCAGTTCCATTGGCGCAAACCTCTGCTCACGGTACCCGAGCACGAAGCGTCTGTAAGGAGCGTAACCGCCCGAGGGCGTTAGCCCGAGCGGCGGGGCCGAGGGTTCAAATCCCTCCACCGGCTTTCTGCGACGACCAGACGCGAGGAGTGAAATCTACGACTGTGACGAAGGTCCAAAGCCGCTTCACCGGACGACGGTCACCGGAACGGGAGACCGGCGGAACACCTTCTGTGCGACGTTCCCAACCAGAAGCCGGTCGGCCAGGGACCCGCCGTGGCTCCCGAGTACGACCGCGTCGTACTCCCCGACACGGTTCAGGATCGCCCGTGCCGGATGGCCGAACTCGACCTCGGTGTCGACCTCGACACCGTACTCGGCGGCGAGTTCCCTGGCGGGAGCGAACACCGCCCCGGCACGCTCCCGGGCGGCACTGTCGGGGTCGTCCTCGAGGGCCAGCCCCGTCGCTTCGCCGCCCATCAGCGACGGACCGCCGACGACGTGCAGGACGGTCACCTCGGCGTCCGGGTGGTTCTCGAGGGCGTATTCGAGCGCGCGCCGGGCCATCTCCGAGTCGTCCATCGGGACGAGGATCCGGGAAACCATGTGAACACTACGGTCAGAGCACCGATAAAGGGGCGGACGGGCCGGGGCTCGGGGCCGGGGTCGGCACCGGCCCACCCACTCTTCGGGCGCCCGGGTGTGCCACAGGCTTACAATCCCCCCCTACGAAGTGGACGTGTCATGGAATACCACGACCCGGAGAAAGCACAGCAAGTCGCGAGCCGCGTGGAGGCGTTCATGGAGGAGGAGGTCCTCCCCCGCGAGCGGGAGGCGCTGCGGACCGGCAACCGCGTCTCGATGGACGAACTCGAGGAGTACTGGGAGATGGCCAAAGAGCGGGACATCTTCGCCCCGCAGGCGCCCACGGAGTACGGCGGGCAGGGGTTCGAGTTCCGGAACATGCTTCCCTCCTTCGAGCAGGTGGGCCGGTCGCTGTTCGGCGCGCTCGCCATCCGCGCGAACGCCCCCGACGAGGGGAACATGCACACGCTGGAGATCGGCGCCAACGAGCGCATCAAAGAGGAGTACCTCCGGCCGCTGGTCCAGGGCGAGAAGTGGAGCTGTTTCTCGATGACCGAGCCGATGAACGGCGGCGGGTCGGACCCGAAGATGCTCCAGACCACCGCCCACAAGGACGGCGACGAGTGGGTCATCAACGGCCACAAGTGGTGGTCCTCGCAGGCGAAGATCGCCGACTTCCTTCTGGTGTTCGCCCGCACGGACCACGATGCCCACCCCTACGAGGGCTCTTCGATCATCCTCGTGCCCAAGGATACTGATGGTGTCGAGATCGTCCGCAACTACGGGGTGCTGGGCGGGCACGGCGTCATGGAGACGGAGTTCGGCCACGCCGAGATCAAGTACGACAACGTCCGCGTCCCGGTCGAGAACACCATCGGCGAGGAGGGCGGCGGCTTCCGGCTCGCCCAGCTTCGGCTGGGTGGGGGCCGGCTGACCCACTGCATGCGCTACTCGGGGATGGCCGAGCGGGCGCTGGACATCGCCAAGGCCTACATGGCCGAGCGGGAGGCCTTCGGCGAGCCGCTGTCGAACAAGCAGGCGCTGCGCCACCGGATCGCCGACGCCGAGACGAAACTCCACGTCGCCCGGACGGCCTCCCGGCACGCCGCCCGCGAGCTCGACCGCAGCGACGCCCGCATCGAGGTCGCGATGGCCAAGACCTTCACCGCGAACGTCACAAACGAGATCATCGACCTGGCGGTGCAGTGCTGTGGCGGCAACGGGATCGCCAAGGACCTGCCGCTGGCGCACTTCTACGAGGACGTGCGCGCGTTCCGGATCTTCGACGGCGCCGACGAGGTCCACCGTCGCACCATCGCCCGTGACGCCTTCGAGGACCTCAAGACCGAGGAGGTCGAGCACGTCCTCCGGTTCGACCCGCCCCAGAGCCGGACGGCCGCCGCCGACGACGACTGACCGGGCAGCCGACGACCGGTCAGCATTCGCCCGCCACGCCCGTGCCGAGGCGGGGACGGTCCGTGTGATCGTCCCGCAAATGAAAAGCGCGGTTTGAGCTTACGTTGCTCCTTTGATATGCCCCCGGGAACGTGTACGTATGCACTCGAACGAGTCCAGGGGCCGCCCGGCCGGGAGCGTCGAACGCGCCGGCGGACGGCCCGGCGGCGCGTCGGTCGACACCGAGGACGTCCACCTCCGGAACTACGACCCCTTCAGCGAGTACGACCTCACGGTGACGGTCAGCGACGAGAGCGGCAGACGGGTGTTCCGGCGGCGCTACTACTTCCAGCCGGGCGAGGTCGAAAGCGAGCGCGGCCTGCTCGAGCCCGGGACCTACGAGGTGACCGTCGAACTCGACAACCGCCGGCGCGAGACCGCGACCTGCCGCGTCGGGCCGGACCCGGACCGGACGGTCCACGTCGAACTCGGCAACGGCACCGTCAGCGTCACCGAGGGGCTGTACGGCTGACCCCGGACCGGGATGGCCCGCTCCGTAGCGGAGTGCTACGACCCCCGGAGCGACGGCGCCGTCGACGGCCGGCGAACCAGCCACAGCCCGAGGCCGCCGGCGGCTCCGAGCAGCCCCAGCAGGCGCTCGAACCCCGGCGAGAGCGCCAGCGCGACGGCCGCGAGCAGGGCCGCGCCCGCGAGCGCCGGGGCCGGCGAGCGGGTGTCGGCGCGGCCGGCGTCGGTGGTGTCGGAGGTCCGGCGCTCCGCGCCGAGCCGCCGGCCGAGCGCGAGCAGCGTCCCGAGCACGGCGAGCCCGAGCAGGACGCCGGCGACCACGTCCACGAGGTAGTGCACGCCGATGACGACCCGCGAGAGCGCGACCGTCGTCACGACCGCCGCGGCGGCGGCGTAGCGCAGCCGGCGCGTCCCCGCCCGGAGGAGCACCGCCATCCCGCCGTAGACCGCCGTCGCCGCCGTCGCGTGCCCGCTGGGGAAGCCGTAGCCGTCGGCGGTCACCATCGCCTCGTAGACCGGCGACGCTGCCGGCGGGAGCCACGCGGGCAGGACGGCCGTCCCCGCGCCGGGCGGACGGGGAAACGCGAAGGCGGACTTGAGGGCAGCGGCGGCCGCGTAGGACCCGACTGCCAGCGCCAGCAACAACAGACAGTCGCGGAACGGCATCGGAGTGAATCCCGGAGCCGCGCCGCCGCGTGCCCGCCAGTAGAGAGCCCCGATGGCGAGCAGCAGAAACCACATGTCCCCGAGCTGGGTGAGGAGGCCGCCGGCGGCGACGACCGCGTCGGGAAGCGAACCGGCGAACTCGACGCCACCGATACCACGAGTCACGCCCGCCGGTCGCCCGCGCACAGACTAAGCGCTGTTGTTCCCGGCGCGGTTGTTCCAGGCTCCTGCCGTTACCCCGGTGTCGCCGCTCCTGGGCCGGTGTCGTCCGAAAAAACGGGCTCCCGTCGGTCAGCTTTCGCCGCGAGGTGCCTGCCGGGGCTTCGGTCAGTCGATGTGGCCTTCTTCGCGCAGCTGGGCGGCGTCCTTGCTGTCGTAGCGCCACTCGATGTTGGCCTTCTCGTCCTGCCAGTCCCACGGCTCGACGAGGACGATGTCGTCCTCCTCGATCCAGGTCCGGTACTTCATGCGGCCGGGGATCCGCCCCATCCGCTCTTTCCCGTCCTCGCAGCGGACGCGGACGTGGTTCCCGCCGTCGTGGCGGGTCACGACCGCGAACAGCTCGTCGTCGTTGGGCATCCGGAGGTTCCGGCGCCCGTCTGTTTCACTCACACCTCAAGTAAGTGACGGCGTGGGATAAACACTCCGTAATCCGCGGTAGCGTGTCACACGTCTGAGAGTAACTGTGGCCGGCGGGTCCGTGCGGGAGCTTGTCCGGGCCCGTCCGTGATGGCCGCGCTGAGCGGGTCCGGTCGGCGGGCCCTCGCTCAGCCGGTCACGTCCGCAGGGATGGCGTCGGCGGCCTCGACGAGACGGTCGGGCGCGAGCGGAAAGAGCGTCTCGGGGGTTCCGGCGGCGGCCCACACCTCCTCGTGGGAGAGCAGCGTCTCGTCGATGAGGACTTCAGGGTCGCCGTCGTGACAGAAGGGCGGGACGCCCCCGACGCTGTAGCCGGTCGCCTCGGTGACCTCCTCCGGGTCGGCCATCCGCACGTCCGCCGCGTCGAGGACGTCGGCCAGCCGCCCCTCGTCGACGCGGTTGGCGCCGCTCGTGACCACGACCACCGGCGTCCCGTCGGCGACGAAGACGAGGCTACTCGCGACCTGTGCGAGGTCACACCCGACCACGTCGGCGGCCTCGGCTGCGGTTTCGGTCCCTTCCGGGAACTCCTCGATGTCGATCTGGAGGCCGTACCGCTCCGTTGCCTGGCGTCCGAACTCGGCGGCGCGCTCGTCCATGGGGACACCATCCGCCGCCGGTAAAAGAAGGCTACTCTCCGGCCCGGCCGCGGTGTCTCGCGGGTCCTCGGTGGAGGGCCACAAGAGGGATAATCGGCCACGCCCTGACCGGACAGCATGTCACG
It encodes:
- a CDS encoding universal stress protein, with translation MVSRILVPMDDSEMARRALEYALENHPDAEVTVLHVVGGPSLMGGEATGLALEDDPDSAARERAGAVFAPARELAAEYGVEVDTEVEFGHPARAILNRVGEYDAVVLGSHGGSLADRLLVGNVAQKVFRRSPVPVTVVR
- a CDS encoding acyl-CoA dehydrogenase family protein, with protein sequence MEYHDPEKAQQVASRVEAFMEEEVLPREREALRTGNRVSMDELEEYWEMAKERDIFAPQAPTEYGGQGFEFRNMLPSFEQVGRSLFGALAIRANAPDEGNMHTLEIGANERIKEEYLRPLVQGEKWSCFSMTEPMNGGGSDPKMLQTTAHKDGDEWVINGHKWWSSQAKIADFLLVFARTDHDAHPYEGSSIILVPKDTDGVEIVRNYGVLGGHGVMETEFGHAEIKYDNVRVPVENTIGEEGGGFRLAQLRLGGGRLTHCMRYSGMAERALDIAKAYMAEREAFGEPLSNKQALRHRIADAETKLHVARTASRHAARELDRSDARIEVAMAKTFTANVTNEIIDLAVQCCGGNGIAKDLPLAHFYEDVRAFRIFDGADEVHRRTIARDAFEDLKTEEVEHVLRFDPPQSRTAAADDD
- a CDS encoding phosphatase PAP2 family protein; the encoded protein is MTRGIGGVEFAGSLPDAVVAAGGLLTQLGDMWFLLLAIGALYWRARGGAAPGFTPMPFRDCLLLLALAVGSYAAAAALKSAFAFPRPPGAGTAVLPAWLPPAASPVYEAMVTADGYGFPSGHATAATAVYGGMAVLLRAGTRRLRYAAAAAVVTTVALSRVVIGVHYLVDVVAGVLLGLAVLGTLLALGRRLGAERRTSDTTDAGRADTRSPAPALAGAALLAAVALALSPGFERLLGLLGAAGGLGLWLVRRPSTAPSLRGS
- a CDS encoding translation initiation factor eIF-1A; its protein translation is MSETDGRRNLRMPNDDELFAVVTRHDGGNHVRVRCEDGKERMGRIPGRMKYRTWIEEDDIVLVEPWDWQDEKANIEWRYDSKDAAQLREEGHID
- a CDS encoding YbaK/EbsC family protein; this translates as MDERAAEFGRQATERYGLQIDIEEFPEGTETAAEAADVVGCDLAQVASSLVFVADGTPVVVVTSGANRVDEGRLADVLDAADVRMADPEEVTEATGYSVGGVPPFCHDGDPEVLIDETLLSHEEVWAAAGTPETLFPLAPDRLVEAADAIPADVTG